The proteins below come from a single Miscanthus floridulus cultivar M001 chromosome 1, ASM1932011v1, whole genome shotgun sequence genomic window:
- the LOC136494873 gene encoding elongation factor 1-delta 2-like, protein MTVALSNVNSEAVLQKLNDYVLTRSYMTGYQASKDDMAVFTALTSAPPSSYVNVTRWYDHISALLRSSGITAEGEGVKVEATCSVSSAPRVAEQKAPAVDEDGDVDLFGEETKEEHAAAEARAAAVKASGKKKESGKSSVLLDVKPWDDETDMQKLEEAVTVRSVKMEGLLWGASKLVPVGYGIKKMQIMMTIVDDLVSVDSLIEDHLCTEPANEYIQSCDIVAFNKI, encoded by the exons ATGACAGTAGCTCTGTCAAATGTCAACTCCGAGGCCGTCCTCCAAAAGCTTAATGACTACGTTCTCACCCGCAGTTACATGACTGG GTACCAAGCTTCAAAGGATGACATGGCTGTCTTCACTGCACTTACATCTGCTCCTCCATCAAGCTATGTCAATGTTACAAGGTGGTATGATCATATCAGCGCTCTCCTAAGGTCCAG TGGAATCACGGCAGAGGGTGAGGGTGTCAAGGTTGAGGCAACTTGTTCTGTGTCTTCAGCTCCCAGAGTTGCTGAACAAAAG GCACCGGCGGTTGATGAAGATGGTGATGTTGACCTATTTGGTGAGGAGACCAAAGAAGAGCATGCAGCAGCGGAAGCACGCGCAGCAGCTGTTAAGGCTTCTGGCAAGAAGAAAGAGT CTGGGAAGTCGTCAGTTCTTCTGGATGTGAAGCCATGGGATGATGAAACTGACATGCAAAAGCTAGAGGAAGCTGTTACTGTTAGGAgtgtgaagatggaaggactgctCTGGGGTGCAT CAAAACTTGTTCCAGTTGGATATGGCATCAAGAAGATGCAAATTATGATGACCATTGTGGATGACCTTGTTTCTGTCGACAGTCTGATAGAGGATCATCTCTGCACTGAACCTGCCAATGAGTACATCCAGAGCTGTGACATTGTGGCCTTCAACAAAATCT AA